In a single window of the Lepidochelys kempii isolate rLepKem1 chromosome 21, rLepKem1.hap2, whole genome shotgun sequence genome:
- the DYRK3 gene encoding dual specificity tyrosine-phosphorylation-regulated kinase 3, which yields MLLSRNPEGPLVAARFGDGLYDSYMRIDQIKYPDPTNEEHSPSGLPSLGRSNVTSNKLTMKDHPLTGSQVKVEQLFEDSGNKRSSTLQSAGISSSERSLPSLSKDKSIDSLSTAKSCGSSSKVRKAISQAPEQAVKQYKHQLSAFEQQEICNFSEIYFVGPNAKKRQGVVGGPNNGGYDDDQGGYIHVPHDHLAYRYEVLKIIGKGSFGQVAKVYDHKLHQHLALKMVRNEKRFHRQAAEEIRILEHLKKQDKTGSMNVIHMLESFTFRNHICMTFELLSMNLYELIKRNKFQGFSVQLVRKFSHSILQCLEALYKNKIIHCDLKPENILLKQQGRSGIKVIDFGSSCFEHQRVYTYIQSRFYRAPEVILGSRYGMPIDMWSFGCILVELLTGYPLFPGEDEGDQLACMMELLGMPPQKLLDQSKRAKNFINSKGHPRYCTATTHPDGKVILNGSRSRRGKMRGAPGSKDWVTALKGCDDPLFIEFLKECLNWDPSARMTPIQALRHPWICKRMPKPPSTDKSMGKRISNYTSSFPGIGSKLPPVVGVANKLRANLTSESNGSIPLCTVLPKLVS from the exons ATGCTGCTGAGCAGGAACCCGGAGGGGCCCCTCGTCGCAG CTAGGTTTGGAGATGGATTGTATGATTCCTACATGAGAATAGATCAAATTAAGTACCCAGATCCTACAAATGAAGAACACAGCCCTTCTGGACTTCCTTCACTTGGGAGATCAAAT GTTACTAGCAACAAACTCACTATGAAAGATCATCCTCTGACTGGAAGTCAGGTCAAAGTTGAGCAATTATTTGAAGACTCTGGGAATAAGAGGAGCAGTACTCTTCAGTCTGCGGGAATCAGTAGTTCCGAAAGATCTCTTCCTTCCCTGTCAAAGGATAAAAGTATAGACAGCTTAAGCACAGCCAAATCTTGTGGAAGTTCATCAAAAGTGCGCAAAGCTATCTCTCAGGCTCCAGAGCAAGCAGTGAAGCAGTATAAACATCAGTTATCTGCTTTCGAGCAGCAAGAAATATGTAACTTTTCTGAAATTTACTTTGTGGGTCCAAATGCAAAAAAGAGGCAAGGAGTAGTCGGTGGCCCCAACAATGGAGGATATGATGATGACCAGGGTGGATACATTCATGTGCCTCATGACCATCTGGCTTACCGATATGAAGTACTTAAAATAATTGGAAAGGGCAGTTTTGGACAAGTAGCTAAAGTTTATGATCATAAACTCCACCAGCATTTGGCCTTAAAGATGGTTCGCAATGAGAAGAGGTTCCACCGTCAAGCAGCAGAAGAAATTCGGATTTTGGAGCATCTCAAAAAACAGGATAAAACTGGTAGCATGAATGTTATTCACATGCTAGAAAGTTTCACCTTTCGGAACCACATCTGTATGACCTTTGAACTCCTGAGCATGAACCTGTATGAGCTGATCAAAAGAAATAAATTTCAAGGGTTCAGTGTGCAGCTGGTACGTAAGTTTTCCCACTCTATATTACAATGTTTGGAGGctctttataaaaacaaaatcatacaTTGTGACCTGAAGCCAGAAAATATACTTCTAAAACAGCAAGGGCGGAGTGGCATCAAGGTTATTGATTTTGGGTCCAGCTGCTTTGAGCACCAAAGAGTCTACACGTATATTCAGTCTCGATTCTATAGAGCCCCAGAGGTCATTCTGGGAAGTCGCTATGGGATGCCCATAGACATGTGGAGTTTTGGTTGTATTCTGGTGGAACTGTTGACTGGATATCCTCTTTTTCCCGGAGAAGATGAGGGAGACCAACTGGCTTGTATGATGGAGCTTCTTGGAATGCCACCTCAGAAGCTTTTGGATCAATCCAAGCGAGCCAAGAACTTCATCAACTCCAAGGGTCATCCTCGCTACTGCACTGCAACTACACATCCAGATGGGAAAGTGATCCTCAATGGCAGTAGATCACGCAGGGGTAAAATGcgtggtgctccaggcagcaaaGACTGGGTGACAGCGTTGAAAGGCTGTGATGACCCCTTGTTTATAGAATTCTTAAAAGAATGTCTTAACTGGGATCCTTCTGCGCGCATGACTCCAATTCAAGCTTTAAGACACCCTTGGATTTGTAAGCGAATGCCCAAACCACCCAGTACTGATAAAAGCATGGGTAAACGGATATCTAACTACACAAGCTCCTTCCCGGGAATAGGCTCTAAGTTGCCTCCAGTAGTTGGAGTGGCAAACAAACTAAGGGCTAATTTAACATCTGAATCAAATGGCAGTATACCTCTATGCACTGTGCTACCAAAACTGGTCAGTTAA